Proteins co-encoded in one Actinomadura luteofluorescens genomic window:
- a CDS encoding NUDIX hydrolase, giving the protein MRVRRGARALLLDGGSLVLLRRTVPGRPVYWTTPGGKIEPTDASTEAALRRELDEELGATAGPVRQVFACAEQSPELYRLNTFYVCRLVTMDLSRRHGPEFDDPSKGRYDVDLVPCTPAGLEHLNLVPEMLAAYLRDHAGDLPGLVP; this is encoded by the coding sequence GTGAGGGTCCGCCGGGGCGCCCGCGCCCTCCTGCTGGACGGCGGTTCGCTCGTCCTGCTGCGCCGCACCGTGCCCGGCCGTCCCGTCTACTGGACGACCCCGGGCGGCAAGATCGAGCCCACCGACGCCTCCACCGAGGCCGCGCTGCGCCGGGAGCTGGACGAGGAGCTCGGCGCGACCGCCGGGCCCGTCCGGCAGGTCTTCGCGTGCGCCGAGCAGAGCCCCGAGCTGTACCGCCTCAACACCTTCTACGTCTGCCGCCTGGTGACGATGGACCTCTCGCGCCGGCACGGCCCCGAGTTCGACGACCCCTCGAAGGGGCGCTATGACGTCGACCTCGTCCCGTGCACGCCCGCCGGTCTGGAGCACCTGAACCTCGTCCCCGAGATGCTCGCCGCCTACCTGCGCGACCACGCCGGCGACCTCCCCGGGCTCGTCCCCTAG
- a CDS encoding aminotransferase class I/II-fold pyridoxal phosphate-dependent enzyme: MTDAAWLAERIGDRTARGIAAAMTGLIRGGEIPAGTRLPTVRGLAAELGVSPGTVADAWATLRRHRVVSAQRRRGTVVIGPPNVPHPARYERIGEFGTRLAIDLAVAAPDPALLPPLEAALAAGARTPRLNDYTRETITPALRAAVEPGWPFPAAAMLTAGGGYEGVQLVCQTVAVPGDRIAVEDPTGARLLDILEAQGAEIVPVACDAEGPEPDSLAEALAAGPAAFVYQPRAHTPRGHALTPARAAALAALLAPVSTLVIEDDGTGEASASPAVSVGAHLPDRTVLVRSYSKSHGPDLRIAVIGGAAEPVERVRVLRSFGTGWTSRVLQDALAHLLTDPAAGEIVARARLAYAERRDGLAAALAERGVPTGNRDGLMLWVPVADESGALVTLAAHGVAAAPGSRYQIVPSGPHLRIATSRLHDAPFPLPELADLIALAARPR; this comes from the coding sequence GTGACCGACGCGGCGTGGCTGGCCGAGCGCATCGGCGACCGCACGGCCCGGGGCATCGCCGCGGCGATGACCGGCCTGATCCGCGGCGGGGAGATCCCCGCGGGCACCCGGCTGCCGACCGTCCGGGGCCTGGCGGCGGAGCTCGGGGTGAGCCCCGGCACCGTCGCCGACGCCTGGGCGACGCTGCGCCGCCACCGCGTCGTCAGCGCCCAGCGGCGGCGCGGCACCGTGGTGATCGGCCCGCCGAACGTCCCGCACCCGGCGCGGTACGAGCGGATCGGGGAGTTCGGCACCCGGCTCGCGATCGACCTCGCCGTCGCCGCGCCCGACCCGGCGCTGCTGCCGCCCCTGGAGGCGGCGCTCGCCGCCGGCGCGCGGACCCCGCGCCTCAACGACTACACCCGCGAGACGATCACGCCCGCGCTGCGCGCCGCCGTCGAGCCGGGCTGGCCGTTCCCCGCCGCCGCCATGCTCACCGCGGGCGGCGGCTACGAGGGCGTCCAGCTCGTCTGCCAGACCGTCGCCGTCCCCGGCGACCGGATCGCCGTGGAGGATCCGACCGGCGCCCGGCTGCTGGACATCCTGGAGGCGCAGGGCGCGGAGATCGTCCCGGTCGCCTGCGACGCCGAGGGCCCGGAGCCGGACTCGCTCGCCGAGGCCCTCGCGGCGGGGCCGGCCGCCTTCGTGTACCAGCCGCGCGCCCACACGCCCCGCGGGCACGCGCTCACCCCCGCGCGGGCCGCCGCGCTCGCCGCGCTCCTCGCCCCGGTCAGCACGCTCGTGATCGAGGACGACGGCACCGGCGAGGCGTCCGCCTCACCGGCCGTCAGCGTCGGCGCCCACCTGCCGGACCGCACCGTCCTCGTGCGCTCCTACTCCAAGTCGCACGGCCCCGACCTGCGCATCGCCGTGATCGGCGGCGCGGCCGAGCCGGTGGAGCGGGTCCGGGTCCTGCGCAGCTTCGGCACCGGCTGGACGAGCCGCGTCCTGCAGGACGCCCTGGCGCACCTGCTGACCGACCCCGCCGCCGGGGAGATCGTGGCACGGGCGCGTCTGGCCTACGCCGAGCGCCGCGACGGGCTGGCCGCAGCGCTCGCCGAGCGGGGCGTGCCGACGGGCAACCGCGACGGCCTGATGCTGTGGGTTCCGGTCGCCGACGAGTCCGGCGCCCTGGTCACGCTGGCCGCCCACGGCGTCGCCGCCGCGCCCGGCAGCCGCTACCAGATCGTCCCGTCCGGCCCGCACCTGCGGATCGCGACGAGCCGCCTGCACGACGCTCCGTTCCCGCTCCCGGAGCTGGCCGACCTGATCGCCCTGGCCGCCCGGCCCCGCTAG
- a CDS encoding ABC transporter substrate-binding protein, which translates to MRDWDHLVPLLTGRAGARGAALEVETRDVTPDVLAEPDLDGGETSFSRYALARASGDDRLVGLPVFLMRGFRHRCVLVRWSSGLSSARDLAGATIGLTGWPDSGNTWTRALLRAEGVDLSGVQWRVGSLAAGETGKDRVGSRPLPGNVRVTGTPLVEGLADGSLDAVFTPFMPPEMFTARGRFRHLYGDYRAAETAYFARTGFVPGIHLLALKREVVDAHPWLPEAVQDAFEASKRLWLERRRLLADTTPWLLDELEAQARIFGPDWMPYGAEANAAMTAAFCAELHEQGIAPRPIKAEELFG; encoded by the coding sequence GTGCGGGACTGGGACCATCTCGTCCCGCTGCTGACCGGCCGGGCGGGCGCCCGGGGGGCGGCCCTGGAGGTCGAGACCCGGGACGTCACCCCCGACGTCCTCGCCGAGCCGGACCTGGACGGCGGCGAGACGTCCTTCAGCCGCTACGCCCTCGCCCGGGCGAGCGGTGACGACCGGCTCGTCGGCCTGCCGGTGTTCCTGATGCGCGGCTTCCGGCACCGCTGCGTGCTCGTCCGCTGGAGCAGCGGCCTGTCCTCCGCGCGGGACCTGGCGGGCGCCACGATCGGGCTCACCGGCTGGCCCGACTCCGGCAACACCTGGACGCGGGCGCTGCTGCGGGCCGAGGGCGTCGACCTGTCCGGCGTCCAGTGGCGCGTCGGGTCGCTCGCGGCCGGCGAGACCGGCAAGGACCGCGTCGGTTCCCGGCCGCTGCCCGGCAACGTGCGGGTCACGGGCACGCCCCTCGTCGAGGGGCTCGCCGACGGGAGCCTCGACGCGGTCTTCACGCCGTTCATGCCGCCGGAGATGTTCACCGCCCGCGGCCGCTTCCGCCACCTCTACGGCGACTACCGCGCCGCCGAGACGGCCTACTTCGCCCGGACCGGGTTCGTCCCCGGCATCCACCTCCTCGCCCTCAAGCGCGAGGTCGTGGACGCCCACCCCTGGCTGCCCGAGGCCGTCCAGGACGCCTTCGAGGCGTCCAAGCGCCTCTGGCTGGAGCGCCGCCGGCTGCTCGCCGACACCACGCCCTGGCTGCTGGACGAGCTGGAGGCGCAGGCGCGGATCTTCGGACCCGACTGGATGCCCTACGGGGCCGAGGCCAACGCCGCCATGACCGCCGCGTTCTGCGCGGAACTGCACGAGCAGGGCATCGCGCCCCGCCCGATCAAGGCCGAGGAGCTCTTCGGATGA
- a CDS encoding deaminated glutathione amidase, protein MRIAVGQFASTEDWQTNLKTCVTLIDEAVRGGAGLLVLPEDALALFIDEPARIAGAAQPLDGPFVTGLRAHSEGSRMTIVAGVHEPAGDGKVHNTLVAVRDGELVAAYRKVHLYDAFGARESDRVAPGDGEPVVVDCDGWKVGLMTCYDIRFPEMARLLVDAGADVLAVPAAWVRGPAKERHWEVMVTARALENTCYVAASGECGRRNIGSSMVVDPLGTVRDRLGDRPGLLWAIADREELAEARRALPVLANRRFRVDPSIRPLKETA, encoded by the coding sequence ATGAGGATCGCCGTGGGCCAGTTCGCCTCCACCGAGGACTGGCAGACCAACCTCAAGACCTGCGTGACGCTGATCGACGAGGCCGTCCGGGGCGGCGCCGGCCTGCTGGTGCTGCCCGAGGACGCCCTCGCCCTGTTCATCGACGAGCCCGCCCGCATCGCCGGCGCGGCGCAGCCGCTGGACGGCCCCTTCGTCACGGGCCTGCGCGCCCACAGCGAAGGCTCGCGCATGACGATCGTCGCGGGCGTCCACGAGCCGGCCGGGGACGGCAAGGTCCACAACACCCTCGTCGCGGTCCGCGACGGCGAGCTCGTCGCCGCCTACCGCAAGGTCCACCTCTACGACGCGTTCGGCGCGCGGGAGTCCGACCGGGTGGCGCCCGGCGACGGGGAGCCCGTGGTCGTCGACTGCGACGGCTGGAAGGTCGGCCTCATGACCTGCTACGACATACGATTTCCGGAAATGGCCAGGCTGCTGGTCGACGCGGGCGCCGACGTGCTCGCGGTGCCGGCCGCCTGGGTGCGCGGTCCCGCGAAGGAGCGGCACTGGGAGGTCATGGTGACCGCCCGCGCGCTGGAGAACACCTGCTACGTCGCGGCGTCGGGGGAGTGCGGCCGCCGCAACATCGGATCGAGCATGGTCGTCGACCCGCTCGGCACCGTCCGCGACCGGCTGGGCGACCGGCCCGGCCTCCTGTGGGCCATCGCCGACCGGGAGGAGCTGGCCGAGGCCCGCCGCGCGCTGCCCGTGCTCGCCAACCGCCGGTTCCGCGTCGACCCGTCCATCCGCCCGCTGAAGGAGACCGCATGA
- a CDS encoding ABC transporter substrate-binding protein, with translation MRRAIAALSAAALLAGTAACGANPPEAEGILNGESSQGVGAADLRQTLDHGLHDRLPAKNKASGTLVSANNGSFPPYEIAGSDGRSLSGASADLSTALSQLLGVKIEHVTVDGLPSLLTGIKADRYDFAMGPVGDFPERESANDFVDWVREFVVFAVPKGNPKHIGSIADTCGMKISVMAGGSAEDVVKSQSAACVQQGKPAVGVQSYKDQPTAILAVRSHRADGFFSSQAPLSYFVKQSGDDLELAGTGKANGFDDLYQGSVVAKDSPLRDVLLEGFRKLIENGTYNKVMTKWGLTANMLDKPGVNLAPRKG, from the coding sequence ATGAGACGCGCCATCGCCGCCCTGTCGGCGGCGGCCCTGCTCGCGGGGACCGCCGCGTGCGGGGCGAACCCGCCCGAGGCCGAGGGGATCCTCAACGGCGAGTCCTCGCAGGGCGTCGGCGCCGCCGACCTGCGCCAGACGCTCGACCACGGGCTGCACGACCGGCTCCCCGCCAAGAACAAGGCGTCCGGAACGCTGGTCTCGGCCAACAACGGCTCGTTCCCGCCCTACGAGATCGCGGGCTCGGACGGCCGGTCGCTGAGCGGCGCCTCCGCCGACCTGTCCACCGCGCTCAGCCAGCTGCTCGGCGTCAAGATCGAGCACGTCACCGTGGACGGGCTGCCCAGCCTGCTCACCGGCATCAAGGCCGACCGGTACGACTTCGCGATGGGACCGGTCGGCGACTTCCCCGAGCGCGAGAGCGCCAACGACTTCGTCGACTGGGTCCGCGAGTTCGTCGTCTTCGCCGTCCCGAAGGGGAACCCCAAGCACATCGGCTCCATCGCCGACACGTGCGGGATGAAGATCTCGGTGATGGCGGGCGGCTCCGCCGAGGACGTCGTCAAGTCCCAGTCGGCCGCGTGCGTCCAGCAGGGCAAGCCCGCGGTGGGGGTGCAGTCCTACAAGGACCAGCCGACCGCGATCCTCGCCGTCCGGTCCCACCGGGCCGACGGCTTCTTCTCCTCGCAGGCGCCGCTCAGCTACTTCGTGAAGCAGTCGGGCGACGACCTGGAGCTCGCCGGGACGGGCAAGGCCAACGGGTTCGACGACCTCTACCAGGGCTCGGTCGTCGCCAAGGACTCGCCGCTGCGGGACGTCCTGCTCGAAGGGTTCCGGAAGCTGATCGAGAACGGCACCTACAACAAGGTCATGACCAAGTGGGGCCTGACCGCCAACATGCTCGACAAGCCGGGCGTGAACCTGGCGCCCAGGAAGGGGTGA